The Microvirgula aerodenitrificans DSM 15089 DNA window GCGTGCAGGAACGGTATCGAGTGCACCTGTCCGCCACGGGCAAGCACCTCGCGGCTGCCGACAATGCGGTCAGGAGTCCAGTCGCCGCCCTTGACCAGCACGTCCGGGCGGACCAGCCCGATCAGATCGGCCGGCGTGTCGCTGTCGAACCAGGTCACCAGGTCGACGCAGGCCAGCGCGGCCATTACTGCCGCGCGGTTCTCCAGTGCATTGACCGGGCGGTCGTCGCCCTTGCCCTGCCGTCGCACCGAGGCATCGGTATTCAGCGCGACAATCAGTGCCTGCCCAAGCGCACGCGCCTGGGCCAGGTAGGTCACATG harbors:
- the rfaE2 gene encoding D-glycero-beta-D-manno-heptose 1-phosphate adenylyltransferase, translating into MNYPLPDFEQKICPPEALAARLDTMPRPLVFTNGCFDILHRGHVTYLAQARALGQALIVALNTDASVRRQGKGDDRPVNALENRAAVMAALACVDLVTWFDSDTPADLIGLVRPDVLVKGGDWTPDRIVGSREVLARGGQVHSIPFLHATSTTATLARIRDTQGR